A genomic segment from Microbulbifer elongatus encodes:
- the rrtA gene encoding rhombosortase: protein MLQYLQSLHPDWFMYDRALLASGQWWRLLSGHLVHTNLAHLMLNAAAVVALWFVFGQSALLGRRPVAAYLGLTALLAVLISLGLWVCYPGVEIYYGLSGVLHGLFCFGALSDLYQRRWSGALLLIGCWAKVAWELTAGASATTAEIIGAEVAVSSHLLGTVFGSLSGAIVWFWKARQ, encoded by the coding sequence TTGCTGCAGTATCTGCAGTCCCTGCATCCCGACTGGTTTATGTATGACCGCGCCCTGCTGGCTTCCGGCCAGTGGTGGCGTCTGCTGTCCGGGCATCTGGTGCATACGAACCTCGCGCACCTGATGCTCAATGCCGCCGCCGTGGTGGCGCTGTGGTTTGTGTTTGGGCAGAGCGCTTTGCTTGGGCGGCGCCCGGTCGCCGCGTACCTGGGTTTGACGGCACTGTTGGCCGTATTGATCAGCCTTGGGCTGTGGGTCTGCTATCCGGGCGTGGAAATCTATTACGGCCTTTCCGGGGTTTTGCACGGACTCTTCTGTTTTGGCGCGCTGAGTGATCTGTATCAGCGCCGCTGGTCCGGAGCGCTGCTACTGATCGGTTGCTGGGCGAAAGTGGCGTGGGAATTGACCGCGGGTGCCAGTGCTACTACAGCGGAAATAATTGGTGCAGAAGTGGCGGTATCCAGCCATTTATTGGGAACCGTTTTCGGTTCATTGAGTGGTGCCATTGTCTGGTTTTGGAAAGCGCGCCAGTGA